From a single Adhaeribacter swui genomic region:
- a CDS encoding M56 family metallopeptidase: MIEFLLKASFALTVVFLFYKLILQQESFFALNRFYLLAGLGLAFVLPFVALPALINHQGYLTTAFQSPGQSAPPTWQVTEVPEKTAVSPEVSTSVTIKTSVGPEAKSSANATSNDSKNNFSGWFWLGLLYLFGVGIFALNLVFQVGSLFYQALKSEDKVNDGEAVIVNTSRPQAPCSFFKFIFIYPNNYDFATYEQILAHEKIHVRLKHSLDLLLAEVAVIVLWFNPVAWWFKREIEKNNEYQTDAALLQTEPINPQEYQFNLLQIAVPNKPLSITTNYNQSLLKQRIKMMNAKKSTASAYWKYSFLVPLFFGTVLIMNEPATSQELPFNDILLAARTVNPDDADLGNKAKPTRDKEPASEPDQPKNKQNSSIRYQQGDVDMAKGYWYSHQDGTDYCLELKGGQRASSWNMSECFSKKLFQKTGNAVYSMTNEVGTLQLNGNLEAEVSQGKYTFTENSNFKKYLAANNLVADDRNLLFHLFFANVNRAYVDFLKNNYAEVTGERLLESAIHNISMSDHQSYLGMFQQHSHKKPTLGEVIEAKIHGIDQKYVQEIEKMGFKDLSMKKMMEAKIHGVNAAYVADLKKTGITNLPMNKVIEAKIHNINPESVKALRALGFGELSLDNMMQLNIHGVDADYIKELQAAGLKNLTLDQTLQARIHNLGASTVKAIRDLGSKDLDFEQMVNAQIHGVNAAYIADLKKAGFQNVDLDKMVEAKIHDIDGNFIAQARKKGYNFNSLDKYITLKIHDGAIKALKD; the protein is encoded by the coding sequence ATGATCGAGTTTTTACTAAAAGCCTCTTTCGCTCTCACGGTGGTTTTCCTGTTTTATAAATTAATATTGCAGCAGGAAAGCTTTTTTGCCCTCAACCGGTTTTATTTACTTGCGGGATTAGGCTTAGCTTTTGTTTTGCCCTTTGTAGCATTGCCAGCTTTAATCAACCACCAGGGGTATTTAACAACGGCCTTCCAATCACCGGGTCAGTCGGCACCACCAACCTGGCAAGTTACTGAAGTACCGGAAAAAACGGCTGTTTCCCCGGAAGTAAGCACTTCCGTTACCATCAAGACGTCGGTCGGGCCCGAGGCAAAATCAAGCGCTAATGCTACCAGTAATGACTCCAAAAATAACTTTAGTGGTTGGTTTTGGTTGGGGCTGCTTTATTTGTTTGGCGTAGGAATTTTTGCGCTTAACTTGGTTTTTCAGGTAGGCAGTTTGTTTTACCAGGCTTTAAAATCCGAAGATAAGGTAAATGACGGGGAAGCGGTGATTGTAAATACCAGTCGGCCCCAGGCACCCTGCTCTTTTTTTAAATTTATTTTTATCTACCCCAACAACTACGATTTTGCTACCTACGAGCAAATCTTGGCGCACGAGAAAATTCACGTGCGGCTCAAACACAGCCTGGATTTGCTATTGGCCGAAGTGGCCGTAATCGTGCTTTGGTTTAACCCGGTAGCCTGGTGGTTTAAGCGCGAAATCGAGAAAAACAATGAGTACCAAACAGACGCTGCGCTGCTGCAAACCGAACCCATTAATCCGCAAGAGTACCAATTTAATTTGTTGCAAATCGCCGTGCCGAATAAACCCCTCAGCATAACTACCAATTACAATCAGTCCTTACTAAAACAAAGAATCAAGATGATGAACGCGAAAAAATCTACCGCCAGCGCTTACTGGAAGTACAGTTTTCTGGTACCCTTGTTTTTCGGCACGGTGCTAATCATGAACGAACCGGCCACCAGCCAGGAATTGCCCTTCAACGACATTTTATTGGCCGCTCGCACCGTAAACCCCGATGATGCCGACCTGGGAAATAAAGCAAAACCCACCCGGGATAAAGAACCTGCTTCCGAGCCCGACCAACCCAAAAACAAACAAAACAGCTCTATTCGCTACCAGCAAGGCGATGTAGATATGGCCAAAGGCTATTGGTACAGCCACCAGGATGGTACTGATTATTGCCTGGAGTTAAAAGGCGGCCAACGTGCCTCAAGCTGGAACATGTCGGAGTGCTTCTCGAAGAAGCTTTTTCAAAAAACGGGCAACGCGGTTTATTCCATGACCAACGAGGTAGGCACTTTACAGTTAAATGGCAACCTGGAGGCTGAGGTAAGTCAGGGCAAATACACTTTCACCGAAAATAGCAATTTTAAAAAGTATTTAGCTGCCAACAACTTAGTAGCCGATGACCGCAACCTGTTGTTTCATTTGTTTTTTGCCAATGTGAACCGTGCCTACGTTGATTTTTTAAAAAATAACTACGCCGAGGTAACCGGCGAACGATTATTAGAATCCGCTATTCACAACATCTCAATGTCGGATCATCAAAGCTATTTGGGTATGTTTCAGCAACACAGCCACAAAAAACCAACTTTAGGAGAAGTAATAGAAGCAAAAATCCACGGCATTGATCAAAAGTACGTGCAGGAAATCGAGAAAATGGGCTTTAAAGATTTGAGCATGAAAAAAATGATGGAAGCCAAAATCCACGGGGTAAACGCAGCTTATGTGGCGGATTTAAAGAAAACGGGCATTACTAATTTACCCATGAATAAAGTGATCGAAGCTAAAATTCATAACATCAACCCGGAATCGGTTAAAGCATTGCGCGCGTTAGGCTTTGGCGAGCTTAGCCTGGATAACATGATGCAGCTAAATATTCACGGCGTAGACGCGGATTATATTAAAGAACTGCAAGCGGCCGGCCTGAAAAATTTGACCCTGGATCAAACCTTGCAGGCCCGCATTCACAATTTAGGCGCTTCAACGGTTAAAGCCATCCGAGATTTAGGCTCTAAAGACTTAGATTTCGAGCAAATGGTAAACGCGCAAATTCACGGGGTAAATGCCGCGTATATTGCCGATTTAAAAAAAGCCGGTTTCCAGAATGTAGATCTGGACAAAATGGTAGAAGCAAAAATCCACGACATCGACGGTAACTTTATTGCCCAAGCCCGGAAAAAAGGTTATAACTTCAACAGCCTGGATAAGTACATTACTCTTAAAATTCATGATGGTGCCATTAAGGCGCTTAAGGATTGA
- a CDS encoding voltage-gated chloride channel family protein, with translation MPRFFSNLQQASIFKHLLKWTLLALPIAAGVGSLVALFLWLLDVATQYRFQHPNLLYLLPVAGVFIYALYKYLGKNAEAGNNLILDHIHEPGAGIPLRMAPLVLVTTIITHLFGGSAGREGTAVQIGGSISYYLGQKLKLSSADISIMLLCGMAAGFGAVFGTPVTGAVFALEVLAIGVIRYKALLPCLIAAVLADLVCSAWGIHHTQYRITFQKMPFNLTTFLQTDYLLLLKVIGASIAFGLVSQLFARTTHIFKNLANQDISIKWLIPVVGGLLIISLTFLLQTPDYLGLGVVPPPGGQVSITTAFTVGGATYFSWFWKLLFTAITLGMGFKGGEVTPLFFIGATLGNTLAVLTGAPVDLMAALGFIAVFAGATNTPLACTLMGVELFGGEPVLYFAVACFTAYYFSGHQGIYAAQRVAINKVWHSRENKNTPDE, from the coding sequence ATGCCGCGCTTTTTCTCTAACCTGCAACAAGCCTCGATTTTTAAACATCTCCTGAAATGGACTTTGCTGGCCTTGCCCATTGCGGCTGGAGTAGGTTCGTTGGTAGCATTGTTTTTATGGTTGTTAGATGTTGCCACGCAATACCGTTTCCAGCATCCTAATTTATTGTATTTACTGCCTGTAGCTGGTGTTTTTATTTACGCGCTTTACAAGTACCTGGGCAAAAATGCCGAGGCGGGTAATAATTTGATTCTGGACCATATTCACGAGCCGGGCGCCGGTATTCCGTTGCGCATGGCGCCCCTGGTTTTAGTTACTACCATTATTACACATTTATTTGGCGGCTCGGCGGGTCGTGAAGGTACGGCCGTGCAGATTGGCGGCAGCATTTCTTACTACCTGGGCCAAAAGTTAAAACTAAGCTCTGCAGATATTTCAATTATGTTGCTCTGCGGGATGGCCGCTGGTTTTGGGGCCGTGTTTGGTACGCCGGTTACGGGGGCGGTATTTGCCCTGGAGGTACTGGCCATCGGCGTTATCCGGTACAAGGCGCTGCTCCCGTGTTTAATCGCGGCCGTTCTGGCCGATTTGGTGTGTTCGGCTTGGGGCATTCACCATACGCAGTACCGAATTACTTTTCAGAAAATGCCATTTAACTTAACTACGTTTCTGCAAACCGATTATTTATTGTTGTTAAAAGTGATTGGCGCCAGTATCGCTTTTGGTTTAGTTTCCCAGCTTTTTGCCCGCACTACGCATATATTTAAAAATCTGGCCAATCAAGATATTTCGATAAAATGGTTGATTCCGGTAGTAGGTGGTTTATTGATCATTAGCCTTACCTTTCTGCTACAAACCCCGGATTATTTAGGCTTGGGCGTAGTGCCCCCGCCGGGTGGACAGGTGAGCATTACCACCGCTTTTACGGTTGGCGGAGCCACTTATTTTAGCTGGTTCTGGAAGTTACTGTTTACCGCTATTACTTTGGGCATGGGTTTTAAAGGCGGCGAAGTAACACCGCTATTTTTTATTGGGGCTACCTTGGGCAATACGTTGGCGGTGCTTACCGGCGCACCCGTGGATTTAATGGCCGCTTTAGGTTTTATCGCGGTATTTGCCGGCGCTACCAATACGCCCCTGGCTTGCACGTTAATGGGAGTGGAGTTGTTTGGCGGTGAACCCGTTTTGTATTTTGCCGTTGCGTGTTTTACGGCGTATTATTTTAGCGGCCACCAGGGTATTTACGCGGCGCAACGAGTCGCAATTAATAAGGTATGGCATTCCAGAGAAAACAAAAATACACCGGATGAATAG
- a CDS encoding uracil-DNA glycosylase family protein: MYTFAEKVIQFNTHLQFTGQLPAGVNILNPFRENKEILPVSSVFYRKYYADYNPRHMILGINPGRFGGGLTGVPFTDPKRLQKECGIAYSGKETHEPSSVFVYEVVNAFGGPEAFYQKFYINSVCPLGFTAQGKNGNEVNYNYYDQPDLTRAVYPFIVESIQKQINFGINTDVCFCFGTGKNEKFLKKLNDEQQFFKSIVALEHPRFVMQYKTKSKQFYIDKYLRAFQEVL; the protein is encoded by the coding sequence ATGTACACCTTTGCCGAAAAAGTTATTCAATTTAATACTCATCTGCAGTTTACCGGTCAGTTGCCGGCAGGCGTTAATATCTTAAATCCGTTTCGGGAGAATAAAGAAATTCTGCCAGTATCGTCTGTGTTTTACCGCAAGTACTACGCCGATTACAACCCGCGGCACATGATTCTGGGCATTAACCCGGGCCGGTTTGGCGGCGGATTAACGGGCGTGCCTTTTACCGACCCCAAGCGTTTGCAAAAAGAATGCGGCATTGCGTACTCGGGCAAAGAAACCCACGAACCTTCGTCGGTATTTGTGTATGAGGTGGTAAATGCTTTTGGCGGCCCCGAAGCTTTTTACCAAAAATTTTACATTAATTCTGTTTGTCCACTGGGTTTTACGGCGCAAGGCAAAAACGGCAACGAGGTAAACTACAATTACTACGACCAACCCGACTTAACCCGAGCCGTGTACCCGTTTATCGTGGAAAGCATACAAAAGCAAATTAATTTTGGCATTAACACCGACGTTTGTTTTTGTTTTGGCACCGGCAAAAACGAGAAATTTTTAAAAAAACTCAACGACGAGCAACAATTCTTTAAATCGATTGTGGCCCTGGAGCACCCGCGCTTCGTGATGCAATACAAAACGAAATCCAAGCAATTTTACATTGATAAATACCTGCGGGCATTTCAGGAAGTTTTATAA
- a CDS encoding xanthine dehydrogenase family protein molybdopterin-binding subunit — translation MELFNPNSQDRPEQTNLIGQEMNRRTFFKWLGKGLAVAVVFPPTVLNGESEAVNVLTGKLPEDQIGAWLHISPKNVITVFTGKVEVGQNIRTSLAQVVAEELRVPIEHIRIIMGDTDRVPYDAGTFGSRSTPAMGPQLRKAAISARETLLTMAAEKWKADKNSLQAIDGAITHPASRKTIIYADLVKGQQLTQTIPGDLSFTPVSDWKIAGTSIPKVNGRNFITGKHQYVSDMKLPGMLYGKILRPPSFGATLTSLDLSGAKAMSGVTVVHEGDFVGVAAPDVVTATKAITAIKAQWQEKPQPARSEIFNFLKKNAEAGQQGGRNGGSSKGNITTGLTVADKKLTATYTVEYIAHAPMEPRAALAQWENDKLTVWTGTQRPFGVRSDLAEEFKLKEEQVRVIMPDTGSAYGGKHSGEAALEAAKLAQVSRKPVKLTWTRTEEFTWAYFRPAGVIEINSGLKNDGTLTAWEFHNYNSGGAGIHTPYEVENQQIQYHPVDSPLKQGSYRGLASTANIFALESHMNDLAQLVNQDPLEFRLKNLKNPRLEAVLNAAAQNFGWGKSKPAPDHGFGIAGGTEKGGFTASCAEVAVNRQTGEVKVIRMVTAFECGAIINPEHLDNQILGAIVQGLGGALFEAIDFQDGKILNPTFAQYRVPRFKDVPAIQIVQLNRPDLPSAGAGEAPIVGIAPAIRNGIADATGIKLTTLPLAPQGLAAHFKKS, via the coding sequence ATGGAGCTATTCAATCCTAACTCACAAGATCGGCCAGAACAAACCAATTTAATTGGCCAGGAGATGAACCGGCGTACTTTTTTTAAATGGCTGGGCAAGGGCTTGGCGGTGGCAGTTGTATTTCCGCCGACAGTGCTTAACGGTGAATCCGAAGCAGTAAATGTTTTAACCGGAAAATTACCCGAAGACCAGATTGGCGCCTGGTTGCACATCAGCCCGAAAAACGTAATTACCGTGTTTACCGGGAAAGTAGAGGTTGGCCAAAACATTCGCACGTCATTGGCCCAAGTGGTAGCCGAGGAATTACGCGTTCCCATCGAACATATTAGAATAATAATGGGCGACACGGATCGGGTGCCTTACGATGCCGGTACCTTTGGCAGTCGCAGCACGCCAGCCATGGGGCCGCAACTCCGCAAAGCCGCCATTAGTGCCCGCGAAACCTTATTGACCATGGCAGCTGAAAAATGGAAAGCAGATAAAAACAGCCTTCAAGCTATTGATGGCGCCATTACGCATCCGGCCAGTCGTAAAACCATCATTTACGCCGATTTGGTAAAAGGCCAGCAACTCACGCAAACCATTCCGGGCGACTTATCTTTTACTCCCGTTAGCGACTGGAAAATTGCCGGCACTTCAATACCTAAAGTAAACGGCCGCAACTTTATAACGGGCAAGCACCAGTACGTTTCCGATATGAAATTGCCCGGCATGTTGTACGGTAAAATTTTGCGGCCACCCAGCTTCGGCGCTACTCTTACTTCCTTGGATTTATCCGGAGCCAAAGCCATGAGCGGGGTTACGGTGGTGCACGAAGGCGATTTTGTGGGCGTAGCAGCCCCCGATGTGGTTACCGCGACTAAAGCCATTACCGCCATAAAAGCCCAATGGCAAGAAAAACCGCAACCTGCGCGGTCCGAAATTTTTAATTTTTTAAAAAAGAACGCTGAGGCCGGTCAGCAAGGCGGCCGAAACGGGGGCAGCAGCAAAGGCAATATTACCACAGGGCTAACCGTAGCCGATAAAAAGTTAACGGCCACGTATACCGTGGAGTACATTGCCCATGCGCCCATGGAACCCCGGGCCGCTTTGGCCCAGTGGGAAAACGATAAACTTACCGTCTGGACGGGTACCCAACGCCCTTTTGGCGTGCGCAGCGACTTAGCCGAGGAATTTAAATTAAAAGAAGAACAAGTGCGGGTAATCATGCCCGACACCGGCTCGGCTTACGGCGGTAAACACTCCGGCGAAGCGGCCCTGGAAGCCGCGAAGCTAGCCCAAGTTTCCCGTAAACCCGTAAAACTTACCTGGACCCGTACCGAAGAGTTTACCTGGGCTTATTTCCGGCCAGCCGGGGTCATAGAAATAAACAGCGGCTTGAAAAACGATGGTACGCTTACCGCCTGGGAATTTCATAACTACAACTCCGGCGGCGCGGGCATTCATACCCCCTACGAAGTAGAAAACCAGCAAATCCAGTATCATCCCGTGGATTCGCCCTTAAAGCAAGGTTCTTACCGCGGCCTGGCCTCTACCGCCAATATATTTGCCCTGGAATCGCACATGAACGATCTGGCGCAACTGGTAAACCAAGACCCACTGGAGTTCCGGCTTAAAAACTTAAAAAATCCGCGCTTAGAGGCGGTGCTAAATGCAGCGGCGCAAAATTTTGGTTGGGGTAAATCCAAACCCGCTCCGGATCACGGCTTTGGCATTGCGGGCGGCACCGAAAAAGGCGGCTTCACGGCTTCCTGCGCCGAAGTAGCGGTTAACCGGCAAACCGGCGAGGTAAAAGTTATCCGGATGGTGACGGCTTTTGAGTGCGGCGCCATTATTAACCCCGAACACCTCGATAACCAGATTTTAGGCGCCATTGTGCAAGGCTTAGGCGGCGCATTGTTCGAGGCCATCGACTTTCAGGATGGGAAAATCTTAAACCCTACTTTTGCCCAGTACCGGGTACCCCGGTTTAAAGATGTGCCGGCCATCCAAATAGTGCAGTTAAACCGTCCGGATTTGCCTTCGGCGGGCGCTGGCGAAGCACCGATTGTGGGCATTGCTCCCGCTATCCGCAACGGTATTGCGGATGCTACCGGAATAAAATTAACGACACTTCCTTTAGCACCGCAAGGCTTGGCCGCTCATTTTAAAAAGAGTTAG
- a CDS encoding BlaI/MecI/CopY family transcriptional regulator, which yields MQKLGKREEQIMQVVWQLQHAFVKDIIDALPEPKPHYNTIATMVKILTDKGFLNAEKIGNTYRYSPLITLAEYRQQDVAHIKSKYFGNSFSKMITHFAKEENLSNEELDELIRIINSQKSN from the coding sequence ATGCAAAAATTAGGAAAACGCGAAGAACAAATCATGCAGGTAGTCTGGCAACTCCAGCACGCTTTCGTGAAGGATATTATTGATGCCCTACCGGAACCCAAACCGCACTACAATACCATTGCCACCATGGTTAAAATTCTGACGGACAAAGGTTTTTTAAACGCTGAAAAAATAGGCAATACTTACCGGTATTCTCCTTTAATTACATTGGCCGAGTACCGGCAGCAAGACGTAGCCCATATTAAGAGCAAGTATTTCGGCAATTCCTTTTCCAAAATGATCACCCATTTTGCTAAGGAAGAAAACCTCTCCAACGAAGAACTGGACGAACTGATCCGCATCATTAATTCCCAAAAAAGCAACTAA
- a CDS encoding (2Fe-2S)-binding protein: MELQINEKKRTSQALPETRLLWVLRDEFDLTGTKYGCGEGQCGACTVLVDGKATRSCQTPISSLAGKEITTIEGLNKTGKLHPVQEAYLKVDVFQCGYCASGMVMSTVALLKSNPQPSEEQIIDFMNGNVCRCGTYPRIVKAIQEAASQA; this comes from the coding sequence ATGGAGCTACAAATTAACGAAAAAAAGCGTACCAGCCAGGCCCTACCGGAAACCCGCTTGTTGTGGGTGCTGCGCGACGAATTTGATTTAACCGGCACCAAGTACGGCTGCGGCGAAGGCCAGTGCGGTGCCTGTACGGTTTTAGTCGATGGCAAAGCCACTCGTTCTTGCCAAACGCCAATCAGCAGCCTGGCCGGCAAGGAAATTACCACCATTGAAGGCCTAAACAAAACCGGAAAATTACACCCCGTGCAGGAAGCTTATTTAAAAGTAGATGTTTTCCAGTGCGGCTACTGTGCTTCGGGCATGGTAATGTCCACGGTAGCGCTGCTCAAAAGTAATCCGCAACCTTCCGAAGAACAGATCATTGATTTTATGAACGGCAATGTGTGCCGCTGTGGCACCTATCCCCGCATCGTAAAAGCCATTCAGGAAGCCGCCTCGCAAGCTTAA
- a CDS encoding alpha/beta hydrolase — translation MKRCLLFYRLVCLLAVFTLSASRNGFSQTNAAKAGKVERIKVHGKGLENNLSGDSPDREVSVYLPPSYQTNTKKRYPVIYLLHGYTDSDAKLYGFEKHWMSLPEVLNKAYAGGSKKEFIFVTPNAYTRFQGSMYSNSATTGNWEDFVAKELVAYIDKNYRTIPAAASRGLAGHSMGGYGAMRIGQKYPEIFSSLYLLSPCCLETNSNVPQDEAAQAKLAGIKTQADFEKADFFTKAMFASAAAWSPNPAKAPFYLDLPLENGQLQTQVIAKWTANRPLASIDQHIFAIRKLRGIAFDAGDQDKSIAASIKELDKILNAYGIKHFYEEYDGDHVNRVADRIGNNLLKFFSENLVTEQVKK, via the coding sequence ATGAAGCGCTGTTTACTTTTTTATCGCCTGGTATGTTTACTCGCAGTTTTTACTTTAAGCGCTAGCCGCAATGGGTTTAGCCAAACTAATGCGGCTAAGGCGGGCAAAGTCGAAAGAATTAAAGTCCACGGCAAAGGCCTGGAAAATAATTTGTCCGGCGACTCGCCCGACCGGGAAGTATCGGTGTATTTGCCGCCCAGTTATCAAACCAATACTAAAAAACGCTACCCGGTAATTTACCTGCTGCACGGCTACACCGACAGCGATGCTAAGCTGTATGGTTTCGAAAAACACTGGATGAGCTTGCCCGAAGTTTTAAATAAGGCTTACGCTGGCGGCAGTAAAAAAGAATTTATTTTTGTGACGCCTAACGCTTATACCCGCTTTCAGGGCAGCATGTATTCCAACTCGGCCACTACGGGCAACTGGGAAGATTTTGTGGCGAAAGAATTAGTGGCTTATATCGATAAAAATTACCGCACCATTCCGGCAGCGGCCAGCCGCGGCTTAGCCGGGCACTCCATGGGTGGTTACGGGGCCATGCGCATCGGGCAAAAATACCCCGAGATTTTTTCGAGTTTGTACTTATTAAGCCCGTGTTGTTTAGAAACCAACAGCAACGTACCCCAGGATGAAGCCGCTCAAGCCAAGCTAGCGGGTATAAAAACCCAGGCCGATTTTGAAAAAGCGGATTTCTTTACCAAAGCCATGTTTGCCTCCGCCGCCGCCTGGTCGCCGAACCCGGCCAAAGCTCCTTTTTACCTGGATTTGCCCTTGGAAAATGGCCAGTTACAAACCCAGGTTATCGCTAAATGGACGGCCAACCGCCCACTTGCCAGCATCGACCAGCATATTTTTGCCATCCGGAAATTACGCGGCATTGCCTTCGACGCCGGCGACCAGGATAAAAGCATTGCTGCCAGTATTAAAGAACTGGATAAAATACTGAACGCCTACGGCATTAAACATTTCTACGAAGAATACGACGGCGACCACGTTAACCGCGTTGCCGACCGGATTGGCAATAACCTGTTAAAATTCTTTTCGGAGAACTTAGTTACGGAGCAGGTTAAGAAGTAG